One genomic window of Sebastes umbrosus isolate fSebUmb1 chromosome 15, fSebUmb1.pri, whole genome shotgun sequence includes the following:
- the abcf1 gene encoding ATP-binding cassette sub-family F member 1, translating into MPKKTKEEAEWVGDEAPAAAEKTVKKGKKDKKGKKTFFEELATDDKPEVDEVAVKETQGKQSQKKKKDRRKGKGDDEDKDVTLKLKKLSVQASDEEDEPVIAPPTKGNKKNKGGNIFAALSQGQSDDDEDEDADVDEDDKPAKKVVQFASDDDDDDDEEEEEDDEAEKNDGAEKQTKTMKAEAKSKLADNDEDKKPKKGRRDQHKASARAKPAERPPSEDEDEEDSDGGEMMMSAEDAIAEQTKPQEDDPFANLSKKEKKKKKKLMEYERQVASIRAQNALEGDFSISQAEMSSRQAMLENASDIKLERFSISAHGKELFVNADLLIVAGRRYGLVGPNGKGKTTLLKHIANRALSIPPNIDVLLCEQEVVADDTPAVQAVLKADTRRLKLLEEERQLQARLEKGEDSVAERLEKVYEELRAIGAAAAEPKARRILAGLSFTPEMQNRPTKRFSGGWRMRVSLARALFMEPTLLMLDEPTNHLDLNAVIWLNNYLQGWKKTLLIVSHDQSFLDEVCTDIIHLDYQKLFYYRGNYLTFKKMYVQKQKELQKQYDKQEKKLKDLKAGGKSTKQAEKQTKEALTRKQQKGKKKGGQEEESQDATDLLKRPKEYTVKFTFPNPPPLSPPILGLHTVDFGYGPQKILFRNVDFGIDMDSRICIVGPNGVGKSTLLLLLTGKLTPTKGEMRRNHRLKVGFFNQQYADQLNMEETATEYLMRNFNLPYQDSRKCLGRFGLESHAHTIQISKLSGGQKARCVFAELSCRQPDVLILDEPTNNLDIESIDALSEAINEYKGAVIIVSHDARLITETACQLWVVEDGSINQIDGDFDDYKREVLESLGETVVNKVNP; encoded by the exons TctcagaaaaagaagaaagaccGGCGGAAAGGAAAAGGTGACGATGAGGACAAGGACGTCACGCTGAAGCTGAAAAAGCTCTCGGTGCAAGCGAGTGACGAGGAAGATGAGCCGG TCATCGCCCCCCCCACTAAAGGAAACAAGAAGAATAAG GGTGGAAACATCTTCGCTGCTCTCAGCCAGGGCCAGAGTGATGACGATGAGGATGAGGACGCTGATGTGGATGAAGACGATAAACCAGCAAAAAAA GTTGTTCAGTTTgcatctgatgatgatgatgatgatgatgaggaggaggaggaggatgacgaAGCAGAGAAGAATGATGgtgcagagaaacaaacaaagaccATGAAGGCAGAAGCCAAGTCCAAG TTAGCAGACAACGACGAGGACAAGAAGCcaaagaaagggaggagggatCAACACAAGGCGAGTGCA AGGGCGAAACCTGCTGAACGACCACCGAGcgaggatgaagatgaggaggatAGTGACGGAGGTGAAATGATGATG AGTGCCGAGGACGCCATCGCAGAACAGACCAAGCCGCAGGAAGACGACCCCTTCGCTAACCTCagcaagaaggagaagaagaagaagaagaaactg ATGGAGTATGAGCGTCAGGTGGCCAGTATTCGTGCTCAGAATGCCTTGGAGGGAGATTTCTCCATTTCCCAGGCCGAGATGTCGTCCAGACAGGCCATGCTGGAGAACGCCTCTGATATCAAG CTGGAGAGGTTCAGCATATCGGCTCACGGCAAGGAGCTCTTCGTCAACGCCGACCTTCTGATCGTGGCAGGAAGAAGATATGGTTTGGTTGGACCAAATGG CAAAGGAAAGACCACACTACTGAAACACATCGCCAACAGAGCTCTCAGTATTCCCCCCAACATCGACGTGCTGCTGTGTGAACAGG AGGTGGTAGCTGACGACACGCCGGCGGTGCAGGCGGTGCTGAAGGCGGACACCCGCCGCCTGAAGcttctggaggaggagaggcagctcCAGGCTCGGCTGGAGAAGGGAGAGGACAGCGTGGCTGAGAGGCTGGAGAAG GTCTATGAAGAGCTGAGGGCGAtcggagctgcagcagctgagcCCAAGGCCAGAAGGATCCTGGCCGGTCTGTCGTTCACCCCCGAGATGCAGAACAGACCCACCAAGAGGTTCTCTGGAGGCTGGAGGATGAGAGTCTCCCTCGCCAG AGCTCTGTTCATGGAACCCACTCTACTGATGCTGGATGAACCCACCAATCACCTGGACCTGAACGCCGTCATCTGGCTCAACAA CTACCTTCAAGGCTGGAAGAAGACTCTCCTCATAGTTTCTCACGACCAGAGTTTCCTTGATGAAGTGTGTACAGATATCATCCACTTAGACTACCAGAAGCTCTTTTACTACAGAGGGAACTACT tGACCTTCAAGAAGATGTACGTGCAGAAGCAGAAAGAGCTGCAGAAACAGTACGACAAGCAGGAGAAGAAACTCAAAGACCTGAAGGCTGGTGGCAAGTCCACCAAACAGGCT GAGAAGCAGACTAAAGAGGCCCTGACCAGGAAGCAGCAGAAAGGCAAGAAGAAGGGaggtcaggaggaggagagccagGACGCCACGGATCTGCTGAAGAGGCCTAAAGAGTACACCGTCAAGTTCACCTTCCCCAAcccgcctcctctctctccaccaaTCCTGGGACTGCACA CTGTGGACTTCGGCTACGGACCTCAGAAGATTCTCTTCAGAAACGTGGACTTTGGAATCGACATGGACTCCAGGA TCTGTATAGTTGGACCCAACGGCGTTGGGAAGAgtaccctgctgctgctgctcactggGAAGTTAACTCCT actaAAGGCGAGATGAGGAGGAATCATCGCCTG AAAGTGGGCTTCTTTAACCAGCAGTACGCTGATCAGCTGAACATGGAGGAGACCGCCACCGAGTACCTGATGAGGAACTTCAACCTCCCCTACCAGGACAGCAGGAAGTGCCTGGGACGTTTTGGCCTGGAGAGCCACGCCCACACCATCCAGATCTCCAAACTGTCCG GCGGTCAGAAGGCCAGATGCGTGTTTGCTGAGCTGTCCTGTCGTCAGCCTGATGTACTGATCTTG GATGAACCCACCAACAATCTGGACATTGAGTCAATCGATGCCTTATCGGAGGCCATCAATGAATATAAAGGAG CTGTGATCATCGTGAGTCACGACGCCCGGCTCATCACGGAGACTGCCTGCCAGCTGTGGGTGGTGGAGGACGGTTCCATCAACCAGATCGACGGAGACTTTGACGATTACAAGCGGGAGGTGCTGGAGTCTCTGGGAGAGACCGTGGTCAACAAGGTCAACCCGTGA